The Fusarium musae strain F31 chromosome 10, whole genome shotgun sequence genome window below encodes:
- a CDS encoding hypothetical protein (EggNog:ENOG41): MASSGTDDLTMQQLWDEAAERFLARTGKGLNRKPPMTIDDVRKQIESRDDPNTNSDAASTLKHKKDIGLNILECLKLLGGIAAQGASVVFQPASVVFNAMSILLEAPKKIRDFHEAIDEVFAVVAPSLSQFRIYERIEQFRKIDTDLTRAIHITMISLVDICALVITLKDPNSKWSKFKSNVKKALLDDDSGLSVELRKFRQAIHGQQSVEATLTLEVALESRHEVSIILAKVFETGKWTEEIASKITTLQQAETKRAQDTTKKAYLSKIKEKLGIDEKDLEVSRDMFKRLCDSRVENSGSWLDDEEAYTSWADADAAGARPLLLLLGEKNTGRSTTVSTIVQKLKARYKTPTERSSRVLLAWYFFPSLSDKADKGDPTPARTALKHIALQLAEQDMALAKSIASICEEKDNGTYFTDVSCESLWKDLKLGQPRGDTTYYFIFDGVEKLSKMHADAGTQLFSVIKEASHSHAAESDRRGIRLLVSGKGDAVQSLGRFESPTINIAKSNSSDIESYIKRAMRKYDIFQGNDSKDETSRQKINEKLIEMAGGSFFKVQSALDRIKDLVDSGGQESELDDLLTESDWGREAISKNVVAELQEQLSPQNIDEINELLIWVVYGFEWLSVDQLEAALKLAKKLQGKYSRLFEVDGQITVRRDLLSLVIKDPKQLQSVDDDTPRITATITITKGDITTVQNFLWALFQKSVVDKFEFEPLAGQVTQTKGEIRVNGYDAHLAIVMQAISFLIKKPDDRTESLGRYLVCNLPKHLKELNNPESDYKVDNAAKKEIGSMLFDILGQGTIIRRHWNHFVDLPLFGDTTQISTLLTWLQDPDVTGHFGIYQMDWLDKVISSPSPHRALLSSMAREVGHRWLKSRGNDPCEAYRSLIRYLTLEVSEGDSNASDESLVILSTDEETLLLDKAERWSKCILQVTEEQSLWYERIGETARKVDEFDYAIAMFLKATKMPGVSWTCYKGLAQAYYQAGKLKDACASQKKALEALSDVKESYSGAIWALNMDLGKWYFELKEPDQATIYYEKALEASQADETYYRVLEASLTSQSNDRTLDLVESMSHKMSTDCGISRLGSTLLLMAAEEETYERYFTSLLSLTDSRDGMLGMVLSAMDEAIQLAADRELLFEKSALRLYKGFALYYYGKEADEDPLASAVRLWEECHSDARKVIEETGTYVQWKWMWLGGQVINGIVRHYFKEATTENTESSAFGKFGEIIVGHRISYDDNRVSPAESYMGAYEVLQGNLTAARAHFRKNMLTAHEMLSDDTDENDADAYFVLFQCLLHTGDDINALIAFELTGPIEKTVEMRLGEIRGEDKFAATELLEFVKEKFSPSDAAPTRYTAVLEELQRRIHLEHDKDENAATTESYERIYSLLAQKRPAAEDGNGPNQPYEITYGDIVINWRYYCNGNCGRTWDFETDINICKYCWDTPFCQNCLPLLQQGTSKMLACDASHKWLHVPRWNLRESTGLRDGTVMMGGEIVDGRHIGGQRVKIKEWLSTIWKEWDIE; the protein is encoded by the exons ATGGCTTCATCAGGCACAGATGATTTAACCATGCAGCAGTTATGGGACGAAGCAGCTGAGCGATTTCTGGCTCGTACCGGAAAAGGCCTCAACCGAAAGCCTCCAATGACAATAGACGACGTGCGAAAACAGATAGAATCGCGAGATGATCCGAATACAAATAGTGACGCCGCAAGTACACTGAAACATAAAAAGGACATAGGCCTGAATATCCTTGAATGCCTAAAACTCCTCGGTGGCATAGCTGCACAAGGTGCTAGCGTG GTTTTCCAACCGGCAAGTGTGGTGTTTAACGCCATGAGTATACTTCTGGAAGCCCCCAAGAAGATACGAGACTTCCATGAAGCAATTGACGAAGTTTTTGCCGTTGTCGCACCGTCTCTGAGCCAATTTAGGATCTATGAGCGCATCGAGCAGTTCAGGAAGATTGATACCGACTTGACTCGTGCAATTCATATCACCATGATCAGTCTAGTCGATATTTGCGCCTTGGTCATAACACTCAAAGACCCTAATAGCAAATGGAGCAAGTTCAAGTCCAACGTCAAGAAGGCGTTGCTTGACGATGACTCAGGGCTCAGCGTTGAGTTGAGGAAATTTAGACAGGCCATTCATGGACAACAGTCAGTCGAGGCGACTTTGACATTAGAAGTTGCTCTGGAAAGCAGACACGAAGTATCCATTATCCTCGCAAAGGTCTTCGAGACTGGAAAGTGGACCGAAGAGATTGCCAGCAAGATCACCACGTTGCAGCAGGCAGAGACCAAGCGAGCACAGGACACGACGAAGAAGGCATACTTGTCTAAGATAAAAGAAAAGCTTGGTATTGATGAAAAAGACCTTGAGGTCAGCAGAGACATGTTCAAGAGACTGTGCGACTCCAGGGTCGAGAACAGCGGGAGCTGgcttgatgacgaggaagcgTATACTTCTTGGGCTGACGCAGATGCTGCCGGGGCACGACCTCTACTATTGCTACTTGGCGAAAAGAACACCGGGAGATCTACTACCGTTTCAACGATTGTCCAGAAACTCAAAGCCAGATACAAGACACCGACAGAACGGTCTTCCAGAGTTCTCCTGGCCTGGTATTTCTTCCCTTCACTATCAGATAAAGCTGATAAGGGTGATCCGACGCCAGCTCGAACAGCCCTGAAGCATATTGCTTTACAACTGGCGGAGCAAGACATGGCACTTGCCAAGAGCATAGCCTCCATCTGTGAAGAGAAAGATAATGGCACTTACTTCACTGATGTGAGCTGTGAATCGTTGTGGAAGGACCTGAAACTTGGACAACCACGTGGAGATACGACTTACTACTTCATATTCGATGGAGTGGAAAAACTATCGAAGATGCATGCCGATGCCGGCACGCAGTTATTTTCTGTTATCAAGGAGGCTAGTCACTCACATGCTGCAGAAAGCGATAGGAGAGGGATTCGGCTCCTGGTTAGTGGCAAAGGTGACGCAGTCCAATCACTCGGACGTTTCGAATCCCCAACAATCAACATAGCGAAGTCCAACAGTTCAGACATTGAATCGTATATCAAGAGGGCAATGCGCAAATACGATATCTTCCAGGGCAACGACTCGAAGGACGAAACAAGCCGTCAGAAAATCAACGAGAAACTGATAGAGATGGCAGGCGGAAGTTTTTTCAAAGTCCAGTCAGCACTGGATAGAATTAAGGACCTGGTAGATTCAGGCGGACAGGAGTCAGAACTAGATGATCTGTTGACAGAGTCTGACTGGGGCCGAGAGGCGATTTCGAAAAATGTTGTTGCCGAGCTTCAAGAGCAACTATCCCCACAGAATATTGATGAGATAAATGAGCTGTTGATCTGGGTAGTCTATGGTTTTGAGTGGCTTAGTGTCGATCAACTGGAGGCAGCGCTT AAGCTGGCGAAGAAACTACAGGGGAAATATTCCAGACTTTTTGAGGTCGATGGGCAGATCACTGTTCGGCGCGATCTCCTATCCTTGGTAATCAAGGACCCAAAGCAACTACAATCCGTCGATGACGACACCCCAAGGATAACAGcgaccatcaccatcacaaaGGGCGACATTACAACGGTGCAGAACTTCCTTTGGGCCTTATTCCAAAAGTCAGTGGTTGACAAGTTCGAGTTTGAGCCACTAGCTGGACAGGTTACTCAGACTAAGGGCGAAATCAGGGTGAACGGGTACGACGCACACTTAGCGATAGTGATGCAGGCCATAAGTTTCTTGATAAAGAAGCCAGATGATAGGACTGAAAGTCTGGGAAGATATCTAGTCTGTAACCTTCCTAAACATCTGAAGGAACTTAACAACCCAGAAAGTGATTACAAAGTCGATAATGcagcaaagaaagaaattgGCAGTATGCTTTTCGACATCCTCGGCCAAGGCACCATCATCAGGAGGCATTGGAACCACTTCGTTGATTTGCCTCTGTTCGGCGACACGACGCAAATCTCGACACTTCTGACATGGCTACAGGATCCTGATGTTACTGGACATTTCGGGATATATCAAATGGATTGGCTGGACAAGGTTATCTCAAGCCCGAGTCCCCACCGTGCTTTACTCTCCTCTATGGCCCGTGAAGTGGGCCACAGATGGCTCAAAAGCCGCGGGAATGACCCTTGTGAAGCATATAGGTCTCTCATCCGGTATCTCACATTA GAAGTTTCCGAGGGAGATTCAAATGCGTCCGACGAATCGCTTGTGATTTTGAGCACAGATGAAGAGACTttgcttcttgacaaggcAGAGCGCTGGAGCAAGTGCATACTTCAAGTTACGGAAGAGCAATCTTTGTGGTACGAGAGAATTGGTGAGACTGCCAGAAAGGTCGATGAGTTCGATTATGCGATAGCGATGTTCTTGAAGGCAACTAAGATGCCTGGAGTGTCATGGACGTGTTACAAAGGTCTAGCACAAGCATATTATCAAGCAGGAAAACTGAAAGACGCCTGCGCATCACAGAAGAAGGCGTTGGAGGCTCTCTCCGATGTGAAAGAGTCTTACTCTGGCGCAATCTGGGCATTGAACATGGATCTTGGAAAATGGTACTTTGAACTAAAGGAGCCGGACCAAGCAACTATCTACTACGAAAAGGCTCTAGAGGCGAGTCAAGCTGACGAGACATATTACCGCGTGCTGGAAGCCAGCCTTACATCGCAGTCTAATGACCGTACATTAGACCTTGTTGAATCTATGAGTCATAAGATGTCTACAGATTGCGGTATAAGCCGCCTAGGTTCTACACTTCTACTCATGGCAGCGGAGGAAGAAACTTACGAAAGGTACTTCACCAGTCTGCTCTCGCTAACCGATTCCCGCGATGGGATGCTCGGGATGGTTCTAAGCGCCATGGACGAAGCTATCCAGCTCGCAGCTGACAGAGAGCTGCTGTTTGAGAAGAGCGCCCTTCGGCTCTACAAGGGTTTTGCACTCTATTATTACGGAAAAGAAGCCGATGAGGATCCACTCGCCTCTGCAGTTAGACTTTGGGAGGAATGCCACTCTGATGCGAGAAAGGTTATTGAAGAAACCGGCACTTACGTCCAGTGGAAATGGATGTGGTTGGGCGGCCAAGTCATCAATGGTATAGTGCGCCATTACTTCAAAGAAGCAACGACAGAAAACACCGAGTCCTCAGCTTTTGGAAAGTTTGGTGAGATCATTGTCGGCCACAGAATTTCGTACGACGACAACCGGGTGTCCCCAGCCGAGTCTTACATGGGAGCCTACGAAGTCCTGCAAGGAAACCTTACCGCAGCAAGAGCACATTTCCGCAAGAACATGCTTACAGCTCATGAGATGCTATCTGACGATACGGACGAgaatgatgcagatgcatatTTCGTCTTGTTCCAGTGTCTACTTCATACAGGGGATGACATTAATGCTCTTATCGCCTTTGAGCTTACAGGACCGATAGAGAAGACGGTCGAAATGAGGCTTGGTGAGATTCGGGGTGAGGATAAATTCGCCGCAAcggagcttcttgagtttGTGAAAGAGAAGTTCTCACCGAGTGATGCCGCCCCGACCAGGTACACGGCTGTCCTGGAAGAGTTGCAACGACGAATCCATCTGGAACatgacaaggatgagaatgCCGCCACAACTGAGTCCTATGAGAGGATCTACTCGCTTCTGGCCCAGAAACGACCTGCTGCGGAGGATGGAAATGGGCCAAACCAGCCGTATGAGATCACTTACGGCGATATTGTGATCAACTGGCGATACTATTGTAACGGAAATTGCGGAAGGACCTGGGATTTCGAGACTGACATCAACATCTGTAAATACTGCTGGGACACTCCGTTTTGTCAAAACTGTTTACCGCTGCTTCAACAAGGCACATCAAAGATGTTGGCTTGTGATGCAAGCCATAAGTGGCTTCATGTTCCGCGGTGGAACTTAAGAGAGAGCACAGGTCTGCGTGATGGGACTGTCATGATGGGAGGCGAAATTGTTGATGGTCGACATATCGGGGGGCAGagagtcaagatcaaggagtgGTTGAGTACAATCTGGAAGGAATGGGATATAGAGTAG